One region of Verrucomicrobiia bacterium genomic DNA includes:
- a CDS encoding SpoIIE family protein phosphatase: MSAAPVPLLVVEDSPMYAEILQRLLPTLGADLQFASKWVDTAEKAVVEISQGNYTLVLLDYKLPGADGLSVLAHIRSLPLARQPAVIMLTGMGNEAVAVEAMKSGAKDYLPKDSLDVPSLLRAITSALERKRLEEQVARYTNELREKNAQMETDLNMAREIQQAFLPQHYPTFPHDAIATESALQFHHRYHPTSAVGGDFFDVLPISDTEAGVLICDVMGHGVRAALVTAMVRALAEELLPAAAEPDKFLTEINLRLLAILTQTRSPMFASAFYLVIDLARGELRYSNAGHPSPFLVRRKAGMVEPLRFPKSRPGPALGVFEESEYPLCRSTISRHDLIVLYTDGLYEVEGTSGEEYGPDRLLAAVRQRANLPVGQLFDELLADIQQYAGKQGFVDDVCIVGAEVVRVRPTE, from the coding sequence ATGAGCGCCGCACCCGTACCCCTGCTGGTTGTCGAAGACAGCCCCATGTACGCGGAGATCCTGCAACGGTTGCTCCCGACCCTGGGCGCTGACCTGCAGTTTGCGTCGAAATGGGTGGATACGGCCGAGAAGGCCGTGGTGGAAATCTCCCAGGGGAACTACACCCTCGTGCTTCTCGACTACAAACTGCCGGGCGCCGACGGCCTGAGCGTGCTTGCCCACATTCGCAGTCTGCCGCTGGCGCGCCAGCCGGCGGTGATCATGCTCACCGGCATGGGCAACGAGGCGGTCGCCGTCGAGGCAATGAAGAGCGGGGCAAAAGATTACCTCCCGAAGGATTCCCTGGACGTACCCTCGTTGTTGCGCGCGATTACCAGCGCGCTCGAACGCAAGCGGCTGGAGGAGCAGGTCGCCCGTTACACGAACGAATTGCGCGAAAAGAATGCGCAGATGGAAACCGACCTCAACATGGCGCGCGAAATCCAGCAGGCGTTTCTCCCGCAACACTATCCGACGTTTCCGCACGACGCCATTGCGACGGAAAGCGCGCTGCAGTTCCATCACCGCTATCACCCGACGAGCGCGGTGGGCGGGGATTTTTTCGACGTGCTCCCGATTTCCGACACGGAAGCCGGCGTGCTTATCTGCGACGTCATGGGCCACGGCGTTCGCGCCGCGCTGGTGACCGCGATGGTGCGCGCTCTGGCCGAAGAATTACTGCCGGCGGCGGCGGAACCCGACAAGTTCCTAACAGAGATCAATCTCCGCCTGCTTGCGATTCTGACCCAAACGCGCAGTCCGATGTTTGCGTCGGCATTCTATCTTGTGATTGATCTCGCGCGCGGTGAACTGCGTTACTCAAACGCCGGACATCCCAGCCCCTTTTTGGTGCGGCGCAAGGCAGGGATGGTCGAGCCGCTGCGGTTCCCAAAGAGCCGGCCCGGCCCGGCGCTCGGGGTGTTTGAGGAATCGGAGTACCCGCTTTGTCGGAGCACGATCTCGCGACATGACCTGATCGTACTTTACACGGATGGCTTGTATGAAGTGGAAGGTACCTCTGGCGAAGAGTATGGCCCGGATCGATTGCTGGCGGCGGTACGCCAGCGGGCCAATTTGCCTGTTGGTCAGCTATTCGACGAGTTGCTGGCGGATATCCAACAGTACGCCGGCAAACAAGGCTTTGTGGACGATGTCTGCATCGTCGGCGCGGAGGTCGTGCGTGTGCGCCCGACTGAATGA